The following are from one region of the Amia ocellicauda isolate fAmiCal2 chromosome 1, fAmiCal2.hap1, whole genome shotgun sequence genome:
- the ube2j1 gene encoding ubiquitin-conjugating enzyme E2 J1, producing the protein MESKYNLKSPAVKRLMKEAAELRDPTEHYHAQPLEDNLFEWHFSVRGPPDSDFDGGVYHGRIVLPPEYPMKPPSIILLTPNGRFEIGKKICLSISGHHPETWQPSWSIRTALIAIIGFMPTKGEGAIGSLDYTPEERKALAKKSQDFCCEACGCTMRTALLPPTSNSNPSQEDKEAKELARQISFKLPAESSTSSKADQSQGAESEPPSESEMLPQASASREQAAMAATAQPDQAEAQPAPSEEAPPAIPSSRPLSPRQRRAQQQTQHPRRPASPAFPPAQQRAPDASHTGSAILIVVLTLALAALIFRRIYLANEYKFDYEL; encoded by the exons ATGGAAAGCAAGTACAACCTCAAGAGCCCCG CTGTGAAGCGGCTGATGAAGGAAGCAGCTGAACTCAGGGATCCGACAGAACATTACCATGCACAGCCCTTAGAG GATAATCTTTTTGAGTGGCATTTCTCAGTACGGGGGCCTCCTGACTCTGATTTCGACGGTGGCGTGTATCATGGGAGAATAGTACTTCCTCCAGAATACCCTATGAAGCCTCCCAGCATTATACTCCTCACC CCCAATGGAAGATTTGAAATTGGCAAGAAGATCTGCCTGAGCATCTCAGGACACCACCCCGAGACCTGGCAGCCCTCCTGGAGCA tCAGAACTGCTCTAATAGCTATTATCGGATTCATGCCCACCAAAGGAGAGGGTGCAATAGGTTCTCTTGATTACACTCCTGAGGAGAGGAAAGCACTGGCCAAAAA GTCCCAGGACTTCTGCTGTGAAGCTTGTGGCTGCACCATGAGGACTGCTCTGCTTCCTCCCACCTCCAACAGCAACCCCAGCCAGGAGGACAAGGAAGCCAAAGAACTAGCCAGACAGATCAGCTTTAAGCTGCCA GCAGAGTCAAGTACATCCAGTAAAGCTGACCAGAGCCAGGGAGCAGAGAGTGAGCCCCCCTCTGAGTCTGAGATGCTGCCACAGGCCTCTGCATCAAGGGAACAAGCAGCAATGGCCGCCACTGCCCAGCCTGACCAG GCTGAAGCTCAACCTGCCCCCAGCGAAGAAGCCCCCCCGGCCATCCCCAGCAGCCGTCCTCTGAGTCCCCGGCAGCGACGTGCCCAGCAGCAGACGCAGCACCCCCGGAGGCCAGCCTCGCCCGCCTTCCCCCCGGCCCAGCAGCGCGCTCCGGATGCCAGTCACACCGGCTCAGCCATCCTGATCGTGGTGCTCACCCTTGCCCTGGCAGCCCTCATCTTCCGCAGAATCTACCTGGCCAACGAGTACAAGTTTGATTATGAACTGTAG